In Aciduliprofundum sp. MAR08-339, a single window of DNA contains:
- a CDS encoding tetratricopeptide repeat protein — MALQFGNKESKIYRRSEKLYEKGLKLINKSDPEGKEYLLKALQNIRENKGLVKLKNDDFSKLLVNIGLTFQKAGDIKNAADAFKIAINMDRGNVDAYTNYAMIRALQKDYKKAIFLVEKALQIDLQNRNAWETKAEIYQLKGDIDEALDIYKKLINLYPEELKYYEKYLEYRPKDIEILFKMGVQLYKIQSYAECVRVMKDVVNINAEYQQAWVYLGAAYAKMDRMVDAINALKKAISIDPNDKRSWINLAILHKKRGEYEEALRCIREAIKIDPNDKKSWYLESSILHLMERNAEALKAVNRALEHDKRYLDALALKRELAKKLKNYADLADACVGLLDMGNNDLDIMYDLAYTYFKLDKLDRAFDITQNILKEFPKHLPSLKLQRDILKSKEQWDRVISVCEDILRIEPNDVESLVDEAIAYRNLGKLESSLNFIIRATEIEGSNIELWKLRKDIAKELNKPQEIITASTQIISMGGDFETYRDLARAYYTSSRYDEAKKILEKGLKMKDDDDEGWNLLGMIYYKLGDLENARYSFKKATAINPNEKKYWKNLAWTMEKLDKFDEAVEYYEEALKLDPNDMRLWYERGLCLKKIKRYEDALESFDSALKINENFTKAMFEKGDVLLLMKRYDEAIKIFNTLVKIEPTNSKYIYKRAYARFRKKEYEAALKDVNLALDYERRERYMELKKDICKAQRNFDCVIETTKEIITMNKKNLAAWRDLAYAYDHVGKIDSAIATYREALEIYPDNEVLLYELKDLLMKHERYADAVEICKNILSISPEDYKNLMDLGKALINLKKYDEAKEYLLRSAKLNKNSAVLEFLGDANYNLKKYDEAIENYIEAINLEERPELYHKLAKAYYRNGDIDEAINSIQKAIQLGKEARFYLLASRIYVGMNKMDMAYEHAKKALEMEDSEDARINLANILLEMENYDEIIKLLKPLAKENNINALRVLGRALEADGRFEEALKIYQRVVNIDKRDKNSWLGIARCSLALKDYENAIKAYERAHLLDPKDPETYKSLAFAYQSAGDYKKALEYLDKGIELAPEDAHIWTSRGFVLIKMDDLEGALKSFEKALEINPEMSSAQEGKLECERIIENRELEKYAKKILLHEYRTGRRVTKKEAFKDLNVPLAMVSKVFNYIKLEEPLNIDKLTEKEMKDLERKTYTLAKKLKRIKDLTLAEIVANTNLDVKSSKRLLSYIEQCFKKDLNRKPTKEDEILLRKVLDLDLKNKSVLNLMINLEIGLCHAKFLRNLLLELEEDTETPVDEHPEMDEKEPAEREDKTGDSEEEFL, encoded by the coding sequence GTGGCTCTACAGTTTGGAAATAAGGAATCAAAGATATATCGTCGTTCCGAAAAATTGTATGAAAAAGGTTTGAAACTCATAAATAAAAGTGACCCTGAGGGAAAGGAGTATCTGCTCAAGGCACTTCAAAATATAAGGGAAAATAAGGGGTTGGTTAAGTTAAAAAATGATGATTTCTCAAAACTTCTTGTGAATATAGGGCTCACATTTCAAAAAGCGGGAGATATAAAAAATGCTGCTGATGCGTTCAAGATTGCCATAAATATGGACAGGGGAAACGTGGATGCCTACACAAACTATGCAATGATACGTGCTCTACAGAAGGATTACAAAAAGGCCATATTTCTCGTGGAAAAAGCCCTTCAAATTGATTTGCAGAACAGGAATGCCTGGGAGACAAAGGCAGAAATCTACCAGTTGAAGGGAGATATAGATGAGGCTCTGGATATTTACAAAAAACTCATAAACCTATACCCGGAGGAATTGAAATACTATGAAAAATACCTTGAATACAGGCCCAAGGACATAGAGATCCTGTTCAAAATGGGCGTGCAATTGTACAAAATTCAGAGTTATGCCGAATGTGTGAGGGTTATGAAGGATGTTGTCAATATAAACGCCGAGTACCAGCAGGCGTGGGTTTACCTTGGGGCCGCATATGCAAAGATGGACAGAATGGTTGATGCAATAAACGCTCTGAAGAAGGCGATAAGCATAGATCCTAATGATAAACGCTCCTGGATAAATCTTGCTATCCTGCACAAGAAGAGGGGTGAGTACGAGGAGGCCCTCAGATGCATAAGGGAGGCCATTAAGATAGACCCAAATGATAAGAAATCATGGTACCTTGAATCTTCCATTCTACACCTTATGGAAAGGAATGCAGAGGCTCTTAAAGCAGTCAACAGGGCTCTTGAGCATGACAAAAGATATTTGGATGCCCTGGCCCTTAAAAGGGAACTGGCAAAAAAATTAAAGAATTATGCCGATCTAGCGGATGCTTGTGTGGGGCTCCTGGATATGGGAAATAACGATCTGGACATTATGTATGATCTTGCATACACGTATTTCAAACTTGATAAACTTGACAGGGCCTTCGATATCACGCAAAATATACTAAAAGAATTTCCAAAACATCTTCCAAGTTTGAAACTTCAGAGGGATATTCTTAAGAGCAAGGAGCAGTGGGATCGGGTGATCTCCGTCTGTGAGGATATTCTTAGAATTGAGCCCAATGATGTTGAATCCCTTGTTGATGAGGCCATTGCTTACAGGAATCTGGGAAAACTTGAGAGTTCCCTGAATTTCATAATAAGAGCAACAGAGATTGAAGGATCAAATATAGAGTTGTGGAAATTGAGGAAGGATATTGCAAAGGAACTCAACAAGCCGCAGGAGATCATAACGGCATCAACCCAGATCATATCCATGGGTGGAGATTTTGAGACCTACAGGGATCTGGCAAGGGCCTACTACACTTCAAGCAGGTACGATGAGGCCAAGAAGATCCTGGAAAAGGGGCTGAAGATGAAGGATGATGATGACGAGGGTTGGAACCTCCTTGGAATGATATACTACAAACTGGGAGATCTTGAGAATGCTAGATACTCATTCAAGAAGGCCACAGCTATCAATCCCAACGAGAAGAAATACTGGAAAAACCTCGCCTGGACCATGGAAAAACTTGACAAATTCGATGAGGCTGTGGAATACTACGAAGAGGCTCTCAAACTTGATCCAAATGATATGAGACTTTGGTATGAGCGTGGGCTTTGTCTGAAGAAAATAAAGAGGTATGAGGATGCATTGGAGAGTTTTGATTCCGCTCTGAAGATCAACGAGAATTTCACAAAGGCCATGTTTGAGAAGGGCGATGTTCTCCTACTTATGAAGAGATACGATGAGGCCATTAAGATTTTCAACACCCTTGTTAAGATAGAGCCCACAAACTCGAAATACATATATAAAAGGGCCTATGCAAGATTCAGAAAAAAGGAGTATGAGGCAGCATTAAAGGATGTGAATCTTGCTCTCGACTATGAGAGAAGGGAAAGATACATGGAATTGAAGAAAGATATTTGCAAAGCACAGAGGAACTTTGATTGCGTAATTGAAACGACGAAGGAAATTATAACCATGAACAAGAAGAACCTTGCCGCCTGGAGAGACCTTGCCTACGCGTACGATCATGTGGGAAAAATAGACAGTGCAATCGCCACCTATAGGGAGGCTCTGGAAATATACCCTGATAATGAGGTTCTCCTCTACGAGTTGAAGGATCTGCTTATGAAGCATGAAAGATATGCCGATGCCGTTGAAATATGTAAAAACATACTAAGCATATCACCTGAAGATTATAAAAACCTAATGGACCTGGGCAAAGCACTTATAAATCTCAAAAAGTATGATGAGGCAAAGGAATACCTTCTTCGTTCTGCAAAATTAAACAAGAACTCCGCAGTTTTGGAGTTTCTCGGCGATGCAAATTATAATTTGAAAAAATACGATGAGGCCATAGAAAATTACATTGAGGCCATAAATCTCGAGGAGAGGCCGGAATTGTATCATAAACTGGCAAAGGCGTACTATAGAAATGGAGACATTGATGAGGCTATAAACTCCATTCAGAAGGCGATCCAACTGGGTAAGGAGGCAAGGTTTTACCTTCTGGCCTCACGCATTTATGTTGGAATGAATAAAATGGATATGGCCTATGAGCATGCCAAGAAGGCCCTTGAAATGGAGGATAGTGAAGATGCCAGAATTAACCTTGCAAACATTCTGCTGGAGATGGAAAATTACGATGAGATAATCAAACTTTTAAAACCGCTGGCCAAGGAAAACAATATAAATGCCCTGAGGGTTTTGGGAAGGGCCCTGGAGGCAGATGGTCGATTTGAGGAGGCTCTTAAGATCTATCAAAGGGTTGTTAATATTGACAAAAGGGATAAAAACTCCTGGCTCGGTATAGCAAGATGCTCCCTTGCCCTAAAGGATTATGAAAATGCAATAAAGGCCTACGAGCGCGCCCATCTACTCGATCCAAAGGATCCTGAAACCTATAAGTCCCTGGCATTCGCGTACCAGAGTGCCGGTGATTACAAAAAGGCCCTTGAGTATCTTGATAAGGGCATCGAACTTGCACCCGAGGATGCCCACATATGGACCTCAAGGGGATTTGTTCTCATAAAAATGGACGATCTTGAGGGAGCTTTAAAATCCTTTGAAAAGGCACTCGAAATAAACCCAGAGATGAGTTCAGCACAGGAGGGTAAACTGGAATGCGAAAGAATCATTGAGAACAGAGAACTTGAAAAATACGCTAAAAAAATTCTTCTCCACGAATATAGAACGGGGAGGAGGGTCACAAAGAAGGAGGCTTTCAAGGATCTAAACGTTCCCCTTGCCATGGTATCCAAGGTGTTCAACTACATAAAGCTGGAGGAACCGTTAAACATTGATAAACTCACAGAAAAGGAGATGAAAGACCTAGAGAGAAAGACATATACACTGGCAAAAAAATTGAAAAGAATAAAGGATCTCACACTTGCCGAAATCGTGGCAAATACCAACCTGGATGTGAAGTCCTCAAAGAGGTTGCTGAGTTACATTGAACAATGCTTCAAGAAGGATCTGAATCGCAAACCCACGAAGGAAGATGAGATTCTACTGCGGAAGGTTTTAGATTTGGATCTTAAAAACAAATCTGTATTGAACTTAATGATAAACCTTGAAATCGGGCTGTGCCATGCCAAATTCTTACGTAATTTACTGTTAGAACTTGAGGAGGATACGGAAACTCCAGTGGATGAGCATCCGGAAATGGATGAGAAAGAACCTGCGGAAAGAGAAGATAAAACAGGGGATAGCGAGGAGGAGTTTCTATGA
- a CDS encoding transcriptional regulator has translation MLRDVARKSVVGNPIRLSILIYLLPRRRALFKELLNAIEITPGNLDSHLKTLEKNGLVRIGKVLLDRPRTAVWITDRGVKETREYIKLLREHMEGNVKY, from the coding sequence ATGCTGAGGGATGTTGCAAGGAAATCGGTGGTGGGAAACCCCATAAGATTATCAATCCTCATTTATCTTTTGCCCCGCAGGAGAGCACTTTTTAAAGAACTCCTGAACGCTATTGAGATAACTCCCGGGAATCTGGACTCACATCTCAAAACACTTGAGAAGAACGGATTGGTCAGAATCGGGAAGGTTCTTTTGGACAGACCCAGAACGGCAGTGTGGATAACAGATAGGGGTGTGAAAGAAACGAGGGAATATATAAAATTGCTTAGAGAGCATATGGAGGGAAATGTTAAATATTAA
- the pdxT gene encoding pyridoxal 5'-phosphate synthase glutaminase subunit PdxT, whose product MRVGVLAIQGDFSEHVESVRRALDYLNMRGSVEYVRKREQISGLDYLIIPGGESTTISRLMIQSGIYDEIKKKTEKENLAVIGTCAGSILMAREVIDDSRVKTLALMDIAVRRNFFGRQRESFETDLEIEGLGSYHAVFIRAPIIERCWGDCEILAKIGDKIAMARQNRFISLIFHPELTDDYRIYKLFFEL is encoded by the coding sequence ATGCGCGTAGGTGTGCTTGCAATTCAGGGAGATTTCAGCGAGCATGTTGAGAGTGTTAGGAGAGCACTTGATTATCTGAATATGAGGGGTAGTGTGGAATATGTGAGAAAAAGGGAGCAGATATCGGGGTTGGATTATCTCATCATACCTGGAGGGGAAAGCACCACCATTTCAAGGCTTATGATCCAAAGTGGTATATACGACGAGATAAAGAAGAAGACGGAAAAAGAGAACCTGGCAGTTATAGGTACCTGCGCCGGATCCATTCTTATGGCCAGGGAGGTTATTGATGATTCCCGTGTTAAAACCCTTGCCCTTATGGATATTGCAGTTAGAAGAAATTTCTTCGGTAGGCAGAGGGAGAGTTTTGAAACTGATCTGGAAATTGAGGGTCTGGGCTCCTATCATGCGGTGTTCATTCGTGCCCCGATCATCGAGCGTTGCTGGGGAGATTGTGAGATACTCGCAAAGATAGGGGATAAAATAGCAATGGCCAGGCAGAATCGCTTCATTTCTTTGATTTTCCATCCTGAACTCACGGATGATTATCGTATTTACAAACTGTTCTTTGAACTCTGA
- a CDS encoding Zn-dependent protease: MTYYYLKPKFKIYPDELKDILLALGVLTLSFWILMSRRIFFNGNYGVLFLTLITAFLSVLIAFFLHEMAHKYVAIKYGYPAAFKAWKMGLLIAFFSSFIGFLFAAPGAVYIYGFPSVKENGKISAAGPTTNLIAGFSLLAGALLIQNSLIVQILLQIAYLNFFLAFFNLLPIGPMDGLKILRWNLPIYAFLFVLSIAGIGFFYLPFFIH, encoded by the coding sequence ATGACCTATTATTACTTGAAGCCAAAATTCAAAATCTATCCGGATGAGCTTAAGGATATACTCCTTGCGCTGGGTGTCTTGACTCTATCCTTCTGGATTTTGATGTCTAGGCGTATCTTTTTTAATGGAAACTATGGTGTGTTGTTTTTAACCTTAATAACCGCTTTCCTTTCCGTGCTCATTGCATTCTTTCTCCACGAGATGGCGCACAAATATGTTGCCATAAAATACGGGTATCCTGCAGCGTTCAAAGCCTGGAAAATGGGCCTTCTCATAGCCTTTTTCAGCAGTTTCATTGGATTTCTGTTCGCTGCTCCAGGAGCAGTTTACATATACGGATTTCCATCTGTAAAGGAGAATGGAAAAATTTCCGCTGCAGGTCCAACAACAAATCTAATTGCAGGTTTCTCCCTACTTGCTGGGGCTTTATTAATTCAAAATTCCCTCATAGTGCAGATCCTACTTCAAATAGCGTACCTGAATTTCTTCCTCGCATTCTTCAATCTTCTACCCATAGGACCCATGGATGGGCTAAAAATATTGAGATGGAATCTCCCTATCTATGCTTTTCTCTTCGTGCTTTCCATTGCAGGAATTGGATTCTTTTATCTTCCATTCTTCATCCACTGA
- the aspS gene encoding aspartate--tRNA(Asn) ligase has product MLRTHTLKEASQLDGVEVKVCGWIHDIRVLGRIAFIILRDRSGFAQLTLIRGILGKEKFKEYTKLTRETVICARGKVQRTDQAKLGFEILPEEIEVLSVAETPLPLGVADKVSADMETRIENRFLDLRKPEVLSVFKVRSAILQGIRDTLISKNFLEVHTPKIVATATEGGTELFPVRYFEKEAYLNQSPQLYKQILMAAGFDRVFEIAPAFRAEEHNTTRHLNEFISIDVEISFADDEDAMRVLEESIANGIKYAVENEREALELLGMKWKEPELPFKRITYDEALSIINKNMDMEWGEDFSTEALKVLGEEIKDFYFITQWPLEIKPFYVMPYDEKYSLAFDLMYREKELSSGAQRNHRYESLVEIMKGKGLNPENFEFYLRAFRYGMPPHAGWGLGLERLVMIITGVKNIRECVIFPRDRTRLVP; this is encoded by the coding sequence ATGCTCAGAACACACACACTAAAAGAAGCATCCCAACTTGATGGTGTTGAGGTCAAGGTCTGCGGTTGGATTCACGATATACGCGTGCTTGGACGTATAGCATTTATAATCCTCCGTGATAGAAGTGGTTTTGCTCAGCTCACACTGATCCGTGGGATTCTTGGAAAGGAAAAATTTAAGGAGTACACCAAACTCACAAGGGAAACTGTTATATGCGCCCGTGGAAAGGTGCAGCGCACCGACCAGGCAAAACTGGGTTTTGAAATCTTGCCAGAGGAGATCGAAGTTTTGAGTGTTGCGGAAACGCCACTCCCTCTTGGTGTTGCTGATAAGGTGTCTGCAGATATGGAAACCAGAATAGAGAACAGATTTCTGGATCTGCGTAAGCCAGAGGTTCTCTCCGTATTCAAGGTTAGAAGTGCAATTCTTCAGGGGATACGTGATACCCTCATATCCAAGAATTTTCTGGAAGTGCATACTCCAAAAATTGTTGCCACGGCCACAGAGGGGGGCACCGAACTCTTTCCTGTGCGATATTTTGAGAAGGAAGCATATCTAAATCAGAGTCCCCAACTTTACAAACAGATTCTGATGGCTGCAGGATTTGACCGCGTTTTTGAAATTGCTCCGGCTTTCAGGGCCGAGGAGCACAACACAACAAGACATCTTAACGAGTTCATATCCATAGATGTGGAGATAAGCTTCGCAGACGATGAAGATGCAATGAGAGTTCTGGAGGAAAGCATTGCAAATGGTATAAAGTACGCTGTTGAGAATGAGAGAGAGGCTCTGGAACTTCTTGGTATGAAATGGAAAGAGCCAGAGTTACCGTTCAAAAGGATAACATACGATGAGGCTCTAAGCATAATCAACAAAAATATGGATATGGAATGGGGTGAGGACTTCTCTACGGAGGCTCTTAAGGTTCTTGGAGAGGAAATAAAGGATTTTTACTTCATAACCCAATGGCCCCTTGAGATTAAACCCTTCTATGTGATGCCCTACGATGAAAAATATTCGCTTGCCTTTGATTTAATGTACCGTGAGAAGGAGTTAAGTTCGGGGGCGCAGAGAAATCATAGATACGAGTCTCTCGTGGAAATTATGAAGGGCAAGGGTTTGAACCCAGAAAACTTTGAGTTCTATCTTCGGGCATTTCGCTATGGCATGCCTCCCCACGCTGGTTGGGGGCTTGGATTGGAGCGCTTGGTGATGATAATAACGGGAGTGAAAAACATAAGGGAATGCGTGATATTTCCCAGAGATCGTACCAGGCTCGTGCCATAA
- a CDS encoding ATPase domain-containing protein, with the protein MRISTGIEDLDNLMGGGFIEGSFNLVVGSQGAGKTLFAVNYLLHHALEGDVLYVSLEESWKNIVSNMPRGMRHRYANVRENVHYLDFSAVRPVLGKKALDVKLLGEVITTSMNVHNAKIVALDGISPLLPYYRGVQELRAAIFELSQRIRRIGGTMLFTAERNMANTGSVEEYVADSVILLRYDGTKRRIQIMKVRGSDFVRGLHGFEITERGLKVYPNFLPKERQTKFRKVTFGIKGMERILGEIYSGSVILVTGPPGTGKTLMAYQFLNESARENGKCVFVSFKDTESMILKHAREFGFELSECSILEKNPVNVDAYEFMWEIYQHSKSATRVVIDGINNVGESAESQKIEHEIVKNFKSRGVTTLVTYTTPRIISSYNLGTSKILYLSDIIIDLRYAEIGSELRKFMVVVKSMGMNYEKGIIEYDIGPKGIKILGKAELMEGVISGIPRHLEMKKRVEKFFK; encoded by the coding sequence ATGAGGATTAGCACTGGTATTGAAGATCTCGATAATCTCATGGGTGGGGGCTTTATTGAAGGAAGTTTCAATTTAGTTGTAGGCTCTCAGGGTGCAGGAAAAACGCTCTTTGCTGTGAACTACCTCCTGCATCATGCATTGGAGGGGGATGTGCTCTACGTATCCTTGGAAGAATCTTGGAAGAATATTGTTAGTAACATGCCAAGGGGTATGAGACATAGGTACGCAAACGTGAGGGAAAATGTGCACTATCTCGATTTTAGTGCCGTAAGACCCGTGCTTGGTAAAAAGGCACTTGATGTGAAACTTCTTGGGGAGGTCATAACCACAAGTATGAACGTTCATAATGCAAAAATTGTGGCTTTAGACGGGATATCGCCCCTGCTTCCATACTACAGAGGTGTGCAGGAACTCCGTGCTGCCATTTTTGAGTTATCCCAGAGAATAAGAAGGATCGGGGGCACCATGCTTTTTACCGCAGAGAGGAACATGGCCAATACAGGCAGTGTGGAGGAGTATGTGGCAGATAGTGTTATCCTGCTTCGTTACGACGGAACAAAAAGAAGAATTCAGATAATGAAGGTTCGCGGTAGCGATTTTGTGCGTGGGCTTCACGGATTTGAAATCACGGAGAGGGGGCTGAAGGTGTATCCGAATTTTTTGCCCAAGGAGCGGCAAACAAAGTTTCGGAAGGTAACCTTTGGAATAAAGGGTATGGAGAGAATTCTTGGAGAGATTTATTCAGGAAGTGTAATTCTCGTAACAGGTCCTCCAGGAACTGGAAAAACGCTTATGGCGTATCAGTTTCTAAACGAATCGGCCAGGGAGAATGGGAAATGCGTGTTTGTATCTTTTAAGGACACTGAAAGCATGATTTTGAAACATGCGAGGGAATTCGGATTTGAACTCTCGGAGTGCAGCATTTTGGAGAAGAACCCTGTAAACGTGGATGCCTATGAGTTCATGTGGGAAATTTACCAGCATTCAAAATCAGCAACGAGGGTTGTGATAGATGGGATAAACAATGTTGGAGAGAGCGCGGAATCTCAAAAAATAGAGCATGAGATTGTGAAAAACTTCAAGTCTAGGGGAGTAACCACACTTGTGACCTATACAACCCCTCGCATCATATCCTCCTACAATCTCGGAACCTCAAAGATTTTGTACCTTTCAGATATAATAATTGATCTGCGCTATGCAGAGATAGGCTCTGAGCTGAGAAAATTCATGGTCGTGGTTAAGAGCATGGGAATGAATTACGAGAAGGGCATAATTGAGTACGATATCGGACCGAAGGGCATAAAGATTCTGGGGAAGGCAGAGTTGATGGAGGGCGTGATAAGCGGAATTCCGAGACATTTGGAGATGAAGAAGCGCGTTGAGAAGTTTTTCAAGTAG
- the gcvT gene encoding glycine cleavage system aminomethyltransferase GcvT, which translates to MMKYTALHDVHVKMGAKMTEFGGYHMPLWYTSIIDEHKAVRESVGMFDVSHMGDILVEGPDATEFLSYVLPTDFSKVKVMKASYTAFMNHRGVLIDDTIVTKLGDDSYLLVPNAATAEQIYHFIYSMAGGYDVEIKNLTQKLSCIAVQGRNAQNTLQKLTDYDLGSIGFFEAAYIDLKGVDIKENELAGKRVFISRTGYTGEDGFEIVLPNENAEEVWYKILGAGEGYGIKPCGLGARDTLRMEKGFLLSGQDFHPLHEPRTPLEAGISWIIDWDHEFIGKERLAKMKAEKKYDLFRGILLRGRGIPRHGYEIYKDGEKIGYLTSGTMSPILNVGIGLGYVKRPYIKVGTEVQVNIRGRMVPAEIRKPKLVK; encoded by the coding sequence ATGATGAAATACACAGCATTGCATGATGTGCATGTAAAGATGGGCGCGAAAATGACCGAGTTTGGGGGATATCACATGCCCCTGTGGTACACAAGCATTATAGATGAGCATAAAGCCGTGCGAGAAAGTGTTGGGATGTTTGACGTATCACATATGGGAGATATACTTGTTGAAGGTCCAGATGCCACAGAGTTTCTAAGTTACGTACTTCCAACAGATTTCTCAAAGGTTAAAGTTATGAAAGCTTCGTACACGGCCTTTATGAATCATAGGGGTGTGCTGATAGATGATACCATAGTTACAAAACTCGGCGATGATAGTTACCTTCTCGTGCCAAATGCAGCCACAGCAGAGCAGATATATCATTTCATATACTCCATGGCTGGAGGATATGATGTCGAGATAAAAAATCTAACCCAGAAACTTTCATGTATTGCCGTCCAAGGTAGAAACGCCCAGAATACTCTACAGAAATTAACAGATTATGACCTTGGCAGCATAGGATTTTTTGAGGCGGCCTACATAGATTTGAAAGGTGTGGATATTAAAGAGAACGAGTTAGCGGGAAAAAGGGTTTTCATCTCAAGAACAGGCTATACGGGCGAAGATGGTTTCGAAATTGTTTTACCAAACGAGAATGCTGAGGAAGTATGGTACAAGATACTTGGTGCAGGCGAGGGGTATGGTATTAAGCCCTGCGGGCTTGGGGCAAGGGACACACTTCGTATGGAGAAAGGTTTCCTGCTGAGCGGTCAGGATTTCCATCCACTTCATGAGCCCAGAACTCCCTTAGAAGCAGGCATCTCTTGGATCATAGATTGGGATCACGAGTTCATAGGTAAGGAGAGACTGGCCAAGATGAAGGCGGAGAAGAAATACGATCTATTCCGGGGTATATTGCTAAGGGGAAGGGGAATCCCCAGGCATGGATACGAGATCTACAAGGATGGTGAGAAGATAGGATACCTCACAAGTGGAACAATGTCACCGATCCTGAATGTTGGTATCGGTCTTGGCTATGTGAAGAGACCCTACATAAAGGTTGGTACAGAGGTACAGGTGAACATACGCGGAAGAATGGTGCCTGCTGAAATAAGAAAACCAAAATTGGTAAAATAA